The following proteins are co-located in the Pirellulales bacterium genome:
- the rimI gene encoding ribosomal protein S18-alanine N-acetyltransferase gives MIRRDMEDVLSIERHSFEFPWFEEDFIRCLRQRNCIGMVAEHGERVVGFMIYELHKTRLHILNFAVAPEFRRRGVGRQMVDKLVSKLSSQRRTRITLEVRETNLPAQLFFKQLSFRATMVLRSFYEDSPEDAYLMQFRHVATDLPAIASENRIDRKAG, from the coding sequence ATGATTCGCCGGGATATGGAAGACGTGCTCTCGATCGAGCGGCATAGCTTCGAGTTCCCCTGGTTCGAGGAAGACTTCATCCGCTGCTTGCGTCAGCGCAATTGCATCGGCATGGTCGCCGAGCATGGCGAGCGGGTCGTGGGGTTCATGATCTACGAGCTCCATAAGACGCGGCTCCATATCCTCAACTTTGCCGTGGCCCCCGAATTCCGCCGTCGCGGCGTCGGCCGGCAAATGGTCGACAAGCTTGTCTCGAAGCTCTCCAGCCAGCGTCGCACGCGGATCACGCTCGAGGTGCGCGAGACGAATCTCCCCGCCCAGTTGTTTTTCAAGCAACTCAGCTTCCGGGCGACGATGGTCCTGCGGTCGTTCTACGAAGACTCGCCCGAGGACGCGTACCTGATGCAGTTCCGCCACGTGGCGACCGATCTGCCCGCGATCGCGTCCGAGAACCGGATCGACCGCAAGGCGGGGTAG
- a CDS encoding radical SAM protein yields MLDLHAQHERSFEANRFVYPVLSRRSRGISIGVNLNPDKVCNFDCIYCQVDRTRQSETRFVETDALLAELGEMLDAVASGEIFAVEKFRDTPPELRRLNDMAFSGDGEPTTYRNFDELIEACARLKRQRGLDDVKMVLITNASMFHRPHVRRGLDILDANNGEIWAKLEAGTEAYFQLVDRTPIKLAQVVENIATAARARPLVIQSLFMRVAGQAPPAEELAAFCDRLSEITAAGGRIKLVQVYTVARRPAEEYVAPLADAEVDAIVALVRARTGLAAEPFYGGSTGD; encoded by the coding sequence ATGCTCGATCTTCACGCCCAGCACGAGCGGTCGTTTGAGGCCAATCGTTTCGTCTACCCGGTGCTGAGCCGACGGTCGCGGGGGATTTCGATTGGGGTGAATCTTAATCCCGACAAGGTCTGCAACTTCGACTGCATTTACTGCCAGGTCGATCGCACGCGGCAGAGCGAGACGCGGTTCGTCGAGACCGACGCCCTGTTGGCCGAGTTGGGGGAGATGCTCGACGCGGTCGCCTCGGGCGAGATCTTCGCCGTCGAGAAGTTTCGCGACACGCCCCCCGAATTGCGGCGATTGAACGACATGGCGTTCTCGGGAGACGGCGAGCCGACGACTTATCGCAACTTCGACGAGTTGATCGAAGCGTGCGCCCGGCTCAAGCGCCAGCGCGGTCTCGACGACGTGAAGATGGTCCTCATCACCAACGCCAGCATGTTCCATCGTCCGCACGTGCGGCGGGGACTCGATATCCTCGACGCGAACAACGGCGAGATCTGGGCCAAGCTGGAGGCGGGGACCGAGGCCTACTTTCAGCTCGTCGACCGCACGCCGATTAAGCTCGCCCAGGTCGTGGAGAATATTGCGACCGCGGCCCGCGCGCGGCCCCTGGTGATTCAGTCGCTGTTCATGCGGGTGGCCGGCCAGGCGCCCCCGGCGGAGGAACTGGCCGCGTTCTGCGACCGACTGTCGGAGATTACGGCCGCGGGGGGGCGGATCAAGTTGGTGCAGGTCTACACCGTGGCCCGGCGCCCTGCGGAGGAGTACGTCGCCCCGCTCGCTGACGCCGAGGTCGACGCGATCGTCGCGTTGGTCCGCGCTCGCACGGGGCTGGCGGCCGAACCGTTCTACGGCGGCTCGACGGGGGATTGA
- a CDS encoding serine/threonine protein kinase yields the protein MQLSRIGPFALEAPLGGSADSNVLRGVHVERGVSMAVKLLPRRVVANPLTAGGEELVASVKRLQKAVHPGVARYYGGAVDKGQPYLALELVAGESLRELLDRRGRLPWETVVDLADSICRALDAAHQAGIVHRRLTPRRVLLPAAGGMKLVGFDCVWADADDVVGLRCPMDVAHYLSPEQFRGRPSANLPTCDLYSLGVILYECLAGELPWLADSPAALKAARREAPAPRVSARVLDCPVWLDVLVAKLLARKRADRLPSAEAAVAAIANARLKLAEGTGAAKQAYAGKQGALAIEGDREELRRIRRKQVARKQDDAPFYERAWFLAAGLAAILGGGAWALWPPGEAALFAKAEPLMASDRSVDQRRAEEYLDELLQRFPETQHRAAIEAFQLKREMRQAEERIKNLRRLARAPATEAERLFAEAWQFEQFGDRLSAWQRYEGLVTVLSGSGELSDRAFVELAKQRIAEIRDDAKSQQDLAEFVAEQLERARDLADDGQRLAAREVLTSVISMYDGNQELKSLVEEARRRKADLDAR from the coding sequence ATGCAACTCTCGCGGATCGGACCCTTTGCGCTCGAAGCGCCTTTGGGCGGCTCGGCCGACAGCAACGTGCTGCGCGGCGTGCATGTCGAACGCGGCGTCTCGATGGCCGTCAAGCTGCTCCCCAGACGCGTCGTCGCCAACCCTCTGACCGCGGGAGGCGAGGAGCTTGTGGCCAGCGTCAAACGGCTCCAAAAAGCGGTCCATCCCGGGGTGGCGCGCTACTACGGCGGGGCCGTCGACAAGGGGCAGCCTTACTTGGCCCTGGAGCTTGTCGCCGGCGAGTCGCTGCGCGAGCTGCTCGATCGCCGCGGGCGGTTGCCGTGGGAGACGGTCGTCGATTTGGCAGACTCGATCTGCCGGGCTCTCGACGCGGCCCACCAAGCGGGGATCGTCCACCGCCGGCTGACCCCGCGGCGGGTGCTGCTCCCCGCGGCGGGAGGGATGAAACTGGTCGGTTTCGACTGCGTTTGGGCCGACGCCGACGACGTGGTCGGGCTGCGCTGCCCGATGGACGTAGCCCATTACCTGTCGCCGGAGCAGTTTCGCGGGCGACCCTCGGCCAATCTGCCGACGTGCGATCTCTACAGCCTGGGAGTGATTCTGTACGAGTGCCTCGCGGGCGAGCTGCCGTGGTTGGCCGACTCGCCGGCGGCGCTCAAGGCGGCGCGGCGCGAGGCCCCGGCGCCGCGGGTGTCGGCCCGGGTGCTCGACTGTCCGGTCTGGCTCGACGTGCTGGTGGCGAAACTGCTGGCTCGCAAGCGGGCGGATCGGCTCCCCTCGGCCGAGGCGGCCGTCGCAGCGATCGCCAATGCGCGGCTCAAGCTGGCCGAAGGGACCGGCGCCGCCAAGCAGGCGTACGCCGGGAAGCAGGGAGCGCTCGCGATCGAAGGGGACCGCGAGGAGCTGCGCCGTATCCGTCGCAAGCAGGTCGCTCGCAAGCAGGACGACGCCCCGTTCTACGAGCGGGCGTGGTTTTTGGCCGCGGGGCTGGCGGCCATCCTCGGGGGCGGGGCGTGGGCCCTGTGGCCCCCCGGCGAGGCGGCGTTGTTCGCCAAGGCCGAGCCGCTGATGGCCTCGGACCGGTCGGTCGATCAGCGCCGGGCCGAGGAGTATCTCGACGAGTTGCTCCAGAGGTTCCCGGAGACCCAGCATCGCGCGGCGATCGAGGCGTTCCAATTGAAACGCGAGATGCGACAGGCCGAAGAGAGGATCAAGAACCTCCGGCGACTGGCTCGAGCCCCCGCGACCGAGGCCGAGCGGTTGTTCGCCGAGGCGTGGCAGTTCGAGCAGTTCGGCGATCGGCTGAGCGCCTGGCAGCGGTACGAGGGGCTTGTCACCGTGCTGAGCGGCAGCGGCGAGTTGTCGGATCGGGCGTTCGTCGAGCTCGCCAAACAGCGGATCGCCGAGATCCGCGACGACGCCAAGTCGCAGCAAGACTTGGCCGAGTTCGTCGCCGAACAATTGGAGCGGGCCCGCGATTTAGCTGACGACGGCCAGCGGCTGGCCGCTCGCGAAGTGCTGACCAGCGTGATCTCGATGTACGACGGCAACCAGGAACTCAAGTCGTTGGTCGAAGAGGCCCGCCGCCGGAAGGCGGATCTCGACGCTCGCTGA
- a CDS encoding MFS transporter, which produces MQAFFARYRAAYSGLPRDVWVMAIVLFVNRAGTMVLPFLTLYLTSKIQLTEALAARMVSVYGLGAVAGSYLGGRWAHRYGAVRVQTVCLLLSGPACLLIPLGSTWPPIALSLFTWSLFSSAVRPANAATIAKLTTPENRMRAFALQRLAANFGFSFGPTFGGLLATWKYGALFVVDGATSLAAFAALAYCFRFQRLADPEDDGSVPEPRSPLGDRQYVLFMLLVLAGSCVFFQFGSTYPLYLRDRYGMQEFQVGLMFGVNTMMVVAFEMLLVDAVKGLPLIRTVGWGTFLSCLGFGMLPWGSSAGFAVLAMVVMTIGEMLSASLSAAYASNRAPRGSEARYLGAYTLVLSLAWMIGPTIGGALYQRSPDLIWHLGTVVGIAALAGFLVLSRRVERAADEPPLLVREAPLGPDVAYPAALELEEAV; this is translated from the coding sequence ATGCAAGCCTTCTTCGCCCGCTATCGCGCTGCTTACTCCGGCTTGCCGCGAGACGTGTGGGTCATGGCGATCGTGCTGTTCGTCAATCGCGCCGGCACGATGGTGCTGCCGTTTCTGACGCTGTACCTGACCAGCAAGATTCAACTGACCGAGGCGCTCGCCGCGCGGATGGTCAGCGTCTACGGCCTGGGCGCCGTCGCGGGGTCGTATCTGGGGGGCCGCTGGGCTCACCGCTATGGCGCCGTGCGGGTGCAGACGGTCTGCTTGTTGCTGTCGGGGCCGGCGTGTTTGTTGATCCCGCTGGGGTCGACCTGGCCGCCGATCGCGTTGAGCCTGTTCACCTGGAGCCTGTTCTCCTCGGCGGTGCGTCCGGCGAACGCCGCGACGATCGCCAAGCTGACGACTCCCGAGAACCGGATGCGGGCCTTCGCCCTGCAACGGCTGGCGGCGAACTTCGGCTTCTCGTTCGGGCCGACCTTCGGAGGGTTGCTCGCGACCTGGAAATACGGCGCGCTGTTCGTCGTCGACGGAGCGACTTCGCTCGCCGCGTTTGCGGCACTGGCCTACTGCTTTCGTTTCCAACGGCTCGCTGACCCGGAGGACGACGGCTCGGTTCCCGAGCCGCGGTCCCCGCTGGGCGATCGGCAGTACGTGCTGTTTATGCTGTTGGTGCTCGCCGGGTCGTGCGTCTTCTTCCAGTTCGGCTCGACGTACCCGCTCTATCTGCGCGATCGCTACGGGATGCAGGAGTTTCAGGTCGGACTGATGTTCGGCGTGAACACGATGATGGTCGTCGCGTTCGAGATGCTGTTGGTCGACGCCGTGAAAGGGCTCCCCCTGATCCGCACCGTGGGGTGGGGGACCTTTTTGTCGTGCCTGGGCTTCGGGATGTTGCCGTGGGGATCGTCCGCCGGCTTCGCCGTGCTGGCGATGGTCGTGATGACGATCGGCGAGATGCTGTCGGCGTCGCTGTCGGCCGCTTACGCGAGCAACCGGGCGCCCCGGGGAAGCGAGGCGCGGTACCTGGGCGCCTACACGCTGGTGTTGTCGCTGGCGTGGATGATCGGCCCCACGATCGGCGGCGCGCTGTACCAGCGCAGTCCCGATCTCATTTGGCATCTCGGCACGGTCGTGGGGATTGCCGCGTTGGCGGGGTTTCTCGTGCTGTCGCGACGGGTCGAACGCGCCGCCGACGAACCGCCGCTGCTGGTCCGGGAAGCCCCGCTCGGTCCCGACGTCGCCTACCCGGCGGCGCTGGAACTCGAAGAGGCGGTGTGA
- a CDS encoding ABC transporter ATP-binding protein: protein MNNFGRILRLSLQHRMTVFMSMFCSLAVAILWGGNITAIYPVVDVIMVGKSVPQWLDEMAAEKRQEIAELQVAMALAEAQAAEDPDDKGRSQRHLARLTDKQAYLRMRLALFERLSPLAHKHLPTTAFQTLMVVCAGLVAGTLLKSVFRIVGTYASARLGALTAFDVRKEFYRRTLRLDLATIRETSPGELMGRFTNDVNAASTGVSAVFGTVLREPLKMLVCLGIAAWISWRLFLITALIAPLAGYTIHWLAKSLKRANRRALQGMADVYDRLDETFTGIKVIKAFTGESRERSRFHHDSKQLYRRTMRIAFYDSLTSPMTELLGIVMIIAVVLAGGFLVLNQQTHLFGLRISEEPLSHGALTLFYMSLAGASDPLRRMTSVFNNVQQGAAAADRLYELMDRESKIVEPADPVRLPRPAGRIEFLDVSFAYKPNEPVLQHVKLAIEPGETVAIVGPNGCGKSTLMNLVPRFYDPTRGTVAISGVDLRDVRRRDLRERIGMVTQETVLFDDTVEANIRYGRPEAMFAEIEEAARRAHAERFILDKLADGYATKCGPGGNRLSGGQRQRIALARAILRDPEILILDEATSQIDVESERLIHEVLKEFVKPRTALMITHRPSTLELADRIVVMDHGQIVDSGSFADLAARCVLFRRLAHLELRESA from the coding sequence ATGAACAACTTCGGTCGGATTCTGCGTTTGTCGCTTCAGCATCGCATGACGGTGTTCATGTCGATGTTCTGTTCGCTAGCGGTGGCGATCCTCTGGGGAGGGAACATCACGGCGATCTATCCGGTGGTCGACGTGATCATGGTCGGCAAGAGCGTGCCGCAGTGGCTTGACGAAATGGCGGCCGAGAAGCGCCAGGAGATTGCCGAACTGCAGGTCGCGATGGCCCTGGCCGAAGCCCAAGCGGCCGAAGACCCCGACGACAAAGGCCGCTCGCAACGACATCTGGCCCGCTTGACCGACAAGCAGGCTTACCTGCGGATGCGGCTGGCATTGTTCGAGCGGCTTTCTCCGCTGGCCCACAAGCACTTGCCGACGACCGCGTTTCAGACGCTGATGGTCGTCTGCGCGGGGCTGGTGGCGGGGACGCTTCTGAAGAGCGTGTTTCGCATCGTCGGCACCTACGCCTCGGCCCGGTTGGGCGCGCTCACCGCGTTCGACGTTCGCAAGGAGTTCTATCGCCGTACGCTGCGGCTCGATCTGGCGACGATCCGCGAGACCTCTCCGGGCGAACTCATGGGGCGGTTCACCAACGACGTCAACGCCGCCTCGACCGGGGTGTCCGCGGTGTTCGGCACGGTGCTGCGCGAGCCGCTGAAGATGCTCGTTTGCCTGGGAATCGCCGCGTGGATCAGTTGGCGGCTGTTTCTGATCACGGCGCTGATCGCACCGTTGGCCGGATATACGATTCACTGGCTCGCCAAGAGCTTGAAGCGGGCCAACCGGCGCGCCCTGCAGGGGATGGCAGACGTGTACGATCGGCTCGACGAGACCTTCACCGGCATCAAGGTCATCAAGGCGTTCACCGGCGAGTCGCGGGAGCGGAGCCGGTTTCACCACGACTCGAAGCAGCTCTATCGCCGCACGATGCGGATCGCGTTCTACGACTCGCTGACCAGCCCCATGACCGAGCTGCTGGGCATCGTGATGATCATCGCCGTGGTGCTCGCCGGCGGATTTCTGGTGCTGAACCAACAGACGCACTTGTTCGGGCTGCGGATCAGCGAAGAGCCGCTGTCGCACGGGGCGCTGACGCTGTTCTACATGTCGCTGGCCGGGGCGAGCGATCCCCTCCGCCGCATGACCAGCGTGTTCAACAACGTCCAGCAGGGCGCCGCCGCGGCCGATCGGCTGTACGAACTGATGGACCGCGAGTCGAAGATCGTCGAGCCGGCCGACCCGGTCCGTCTGCCGCGACCGGCGGGACGGATCGAATTCCTCGATGTGTCGTTCGCCTACAAGCCGAATGAGCCGGTGTTGCAGCACGTGAAACTGGCGATCGAACCGGGCGAGACCGTGGCGATCGTCGGCCCCAACGGCTGCGGCAAGAGCACGCTGATGAACCTCGTGCCCCGGTTTTACGACCCGACTCGCGGCACGGTCGCGATCAGCGGCGTCGACCTGCGGGACGTCCGGCGCCGCGATCTGCGCGAGCGGATCGGCATGGTCACGCAGGAGACGGTGCTGTTCGACGATACGGTCGAGGCGAACATCCGCTACGGCCGGCCCGAGGCCATGTTCGCGGAGATCGAGGAGGCAGCCCGCCGCGCCCACGCCGAACGATTCATCCTCGACAAACTGGCCGACGGCTACGCCACGAAGTGCGGCCCCGGCGGCAACCGGCTCAGCGGCGGCCAGCGTCAGCGAATCGCCCTGGCCCGCGCGATCCTCCGCGATCCCGAGATTCTCATCCTCGACGAGGCCACCAGCCAGATCGACGTCGAGAGCGAGCGGCTGATTCACGAGGTCCTGAAGGAGTTCGTCAAGCCGCGGACTGCGCTGATGATCACCCATCGTCCTAGTACGCTGGAACTGGCCGACCGGATCGTCGTGATGGACCACGGCCAGATCGTCGACTCGGGGAGCTTCGCGGACTTGGCGGCCCGGTGCGTGCTGTTCCGCCGGTTGGCGCACTTGGAACTGCGCGAGAGCGCGTGA
- a CDS encoding ATP-dependent 6-phosphofructokinase: MLAQEQLAISNLGPCTIPSPLGLSTAPGDGCSDYMRNEMRLLYEPRFCQGDEVDPLSIELAGPREAIYFRPEESKAAIVTCGGLCPGINNVIRALVQELQFHYGVKQILGIRYGYAGLNPAVARPPLALDAEAVSSIHHQGGTILGTSRGPQEPRVTVDYLQSEGINLLFCIGGDGTQRGAHAIAEEVARRGLAIAVVGIPKTIDNDVKFCFSTFGYFTAVAEAELAIDRAHVEAKSVLNGVGLVKLMGREAGFIAAAATIASGEVNFCLIPEEPFALDGPNGLLERLRRRLTAREHAVLVVAEGAGQHLLADLPGGVDASGNARLGDVGYFLKMQIENFCRDQNIPVSVKYFDPSYQIRSVPAAAVDSLLCERFARAAVHAAMAGKTDVLIGLWHNQLIHVPLEVATGQKKQLDLEGELWASVRAVTGQGFWNRSGE, encoded by the coding sequence ATGCTCGCCCAAGAACAACTTGCGATCTCCAACCTTGGCCCTTGCACGATTCCTTCGCCGTTGGGGCTGTCGACCGCCCCAGGGGACGGCTGCAGCGACTACATGCGGAACGAAATGCGGCTTCTGTACGAGCCGCGATTCTGTCAGGGGGACGAAGTCGACCCGTTGTCGATCGAACTCGCCGGTCCGCGGGAAGCGATCTACTTTCGCCCCGAGGAGTCCAAGGCGGCGATCGTCACCTGCGGCGGATTGTGCCCTGGGATCAACAACGTGATTCGGGCGCTCGTCCAGGAGTTGCAGTTTCACTACGGCGTGAAGCAGATTCTGGGAATCCGCTACGGTTACGCGGGGCTCAACCCGGCCGTCGCCCGGCCGCCGTTGGCGCTCGACGCCGAGGCGGTCTCGTCGATTCATCACCAAGGGGGAACGATCCTCGGCACGTCGCGCGGGCCCCAGGAGCCGCGCGTCACGGTCGACTATCTCCAGAGCGAGGGGATCAACCTGCTGTTTTGCATCGGCGGCGACGGCACGCAGCGCGGCGCTCACGCCATTGCGGAGGAGGTCGCGCGCCGCGGGCTGGCGATCGCCGTGGTCGGCATCCCCAAGACGATCGACAACGACGTCAAGTTTTGCTTCAGCACGTTCGGCTACTTCACCGCGGTGGCCGAGGCGGAGCTGGCGATCGACCGCGCCCACGTCGAGGCCAAGAGCGTGCTGAACGGCGTCGGGTTGGTGAAGCTCATGGGGCGCGAGGCGGGGTTCATCGCCGCGGCGGCGACGATCGCCAGCGGCGAGGTCAACTTCTGCCTGATCCCCGAAGAGCCGTTTGCGCTCGACGGGCCCAACGGGCTGTTGGAGCGCTTGCGGCGCCGGCTGACGGCTCGCGAGCATGCCGTCCTCGTCGTCGCCGAGGGGGCGGGGCAGCACTTGCTGGCTGATCTCCCGGGCGGCGTCGACGCCTCGGGCAACGCGCGATTGGGGGACGTCGGCTACTTTCTCAAAATGCAGATCGAGAACTTCTGCCGCGATCAGAACATTCCGGTGAGCGTCAAGTACTTCGACCCCAGCTATCAGATTCGCAGCGTCCCGGCCGCGGCGGTCGACTCGCTGTTGTGCGAACGATTCGCCCGCGCGGCGGTCCATGCCGCGATGGCCGGCAAGACCGACGTGCTGATCGGCTTGTGGCACAACCAACTGATCCACGTGCCGCTGGAGGTGGCGACGGGGCAGAAGAAGCAGCTCGACCTGGAGGGGGAACTGTGGGCCAGCGTCCGGGCCGTCACAGGGCAAGGTTTCTGGAACCGATCTGGGGAGTGA
- a CDS encoding NAD-dependent epimerase/dehydratase family protein, whose translation MPSCLITGASGFVGSNLARIARDAGWRVRGLIRSASNADELERLHVELVFGSLDDEASLAAAVHGVDVVFHIAGRTKALRREEFARDNVEGTRRVAQACAAQSPPPVLVMTSSLAAGGPGTFAQPRRETDAAEPVSHYGRSKLEAERELAAVADRVPASVVRPPIVFGPGDRASLQMFRGMKFLPLHPTPGFRRWPVSVVYVDDLCRGLIEIALRGERAPKSDAGAASGEGVYYIAAERNVTYGEFGRLAGAAAGWLVVPVPLFVAAFWGVGAMGEAIGRLRSRPCLINLDKARETSARGWVCDDAKLRNQLDYRPTGSLEEQLATTVAWYRERGWL comes from the coding sequence ATGCCATCTTGCCTGATCACCGGCGCCAGCGGTTTCGTGGGGAGCAATCTTGCGCGAATTGCACGCGACGCGGGCTGGCGGGTCCGCGGGCTGATTCGTTCCGCCTCGAACGCCGACGAGCTTGAGCGATTGCACGTCGAACTCGTCTTCGGCAGTCTCGACGACGAGGCCAGTCTGGCGGCGGCGGTGCACGGGGTCGACGTCGTGTTCCACATCGCGGGGCGGACCAAGGCGCTGCGGCGCGAGGAGTTCGCGCGCGACAATGTCGAGGGGACCCGCCGCGTCGCCCAGGCGTGCGCCGCCCAGTCGCCGCCGCCGGTGCTGGTGATGACCAGCTCGCTCGCCGCGGGGGGGCCGGGGACGTTCGCCCAGCCGCGGCGCGAGACGGACGCTGCCGAGCCCGTGTCGCACTACGGGCGGAGCAAGCTCGAGGCCGAGCGCGAACTGGCCGCTGTCGCCGATCGCGTCCCCGCGTCGGTCGTTCGCCCTCCGATCGTATTCGGCCCGGGCGATCGCGCGTCGCTGCAGATGTTCCGGGGGATGAAGTTCCTGCCGCTCCACCCGACGCCGGGGTTTCGCCGGTGGCCCGTGTCGGTGGTCTACGTCGACGACCTGTGCCGGGGGCTGATCGAGATCGCGCTGCGCGGCGAGCGGGCGCCGAAGAGCGACGCGGGCGCAGCGTCGGGGGAGGGAGTGTACTACATCGCCGCCGAGCGGAACGTCACCTACGGCGAGTTCGGGCGACTGGCCGGCGCCGCAGCAGGGTGGCTGGTCGTTCCCGTGCCGCTGTTTGTCGCCGCCTTCTGGGGAGTCGGCGCCATGGGCGAAGCGATCGGCCGCCTGCGAAGTCGACCCTGCCTGATCAATCTCGACAAGGCCCGCGAAACGTCCGCCCGGGGATGGGTGTGCGACGACGCCAAACTCCGCAACCAACTCGACTATCGTCCCACGGGTTCGCTCGAAGAGCAGCTCGCGACGACGGTCGCTTGGTATCGCGAGCGGGGGTGGTTGTAG
- a CDS encoding glycosyltransferase family 2 protein produces METAPPVEVRPRTKLAVSVVIPCYNERDTIVEIVRRVQAVGVHHEIVIVDDFSTDGTRDLLLLLDEEPDVRVLMHGYNRGKGAALRTGFSAAIGDVVMIQDADLEYDPNDLARLLEPIERGDADVVYGSRFLGNPEQDPSRMHRFGNWLLTAASNLATGQQLTDMETCYKVFRREVLDQIHVEQQRFGFEPEITAKVSRLGYRILELPIGYNSRGYDEGKKIGWRDAVNAFYCIAKYRGR; encoded by the coding sequence ATGGAGACGGCGCCCCCCGTCGAAGTCCGCCCGCGGACGAAGCTGGCCGTGTCGGTCGTCATCCCCTGCTACAACGAACGGGACACGATCGTCGAAATCGTCCGCCGCGTGCAAGCCGTCGGCGTGCATCACGAGATTGTGATCGTCGACGACTTCAGCACCGACGGCACCCGCGACCTGTTGTTGCTCTTGGACGAAGAGCCCGACGTGCGGGTGCTGATGCACGGCTATAACCGCGGCAAAGGGGCGGCCCTGCGGACCGGGTTCTCCGCGGCGATCGGCGACGTGGTCATGATCCAGGACGCCGACCTCGAATACGATCCCAACGACTTGGCGCGCCTCCTGGAGCCGATCGAACGGGGCGACGCCGACGTCGTTTACGGTTCGCGATTCTTGGGCAATCCCGAACAAGACCCGTCGCGGATGCACCGCTTCGGCAACTGGTTGCTGACGGCCGCCTCGAACCTGGCGACCGGACAGCAACTGACCGATATGGAGACCTGCTACAAGGTCTTCCGGCGCGAGGTGCTCGACCAAATCCACGTCGAACAGCAACGGTTCGGCTTCGAGCCGGAGATCACCGCCAAGGTGTCGCGACTCGGTTACCGGATCCTCGAACTGCCGATCGGCTACAACAGCCGCGGCTACGACGAAGGAAAGAAGATCGGCTGGCGCGACGCCGTGAACGCGTTCTACTGCATCGCCAAGTACCGCGGGCGGTGA
- a CDS encoding DUF1559 domain-containing protein: protein MPPVATTAPSAGRGRAFTLIELLVVIAIVSVLMSLLLPAVQAAREASRRSACQNNLKQLGLASQNYEAQHKRLPPSGMRNMSYAELAKLDVGVGSSWLVRMLPMIEQQALYDQFDVRGALFEQPAAALSAQPAALLCPSDNPTGLLMDSMELGAVRTSVSKKFGKGNYAAFATAFHLDSNWQGAVSHEGRRVAEVTDGLSHSLFVGELRARAHDGDPRGAWVVPWPGSSLVAIDFHHLSADEAQHIDFARTPNAATPDVLFHCPDPAEAQLTRMPCHDQWQQYIADAPRSVHPGGVNGAYLDGRVEFISDDISPEALALRIAVDDGQVIAE from the coding sequence ATGCCCCCTGTTGCGACAACCGCTCCTTCTGCCGGCCGCGGCCGCGCTTTCACGCTCATCGAGTTGTTGGTCGTAATCGCGATCGTCTCGGTGTTGATGTCGTTGCTGTTGCCGGCCGTACAAGCGGCGCGCGAGGCGTCTCGTCGTTCCGCCTGTCAGAACAATCTCAAGCAGCTCGGGTTGGCGAGTCAAAACTACGAAGCGCAGCACAAGCGGCTGCCTCCCTCGGGCATGCGGAACATGTCGTACGCCGAGCTAGCCAAATTGGATGTCGGCGTGGGGTCGAGTTGGCTGGTGCGGATGTTGCCGATGATCGAACAACAGGCGTTGTACGATCAGTTCGACGTCCGGGGCGCCTTGTTCGAGCAACCCGCCGCGGCCCTGTCCGCCCAACCGGCGGCGTTGTTGTGCCCGAGCGACAACCCGACGGGCCTCCTGATGGACAGCATGGAGTTGGGGGCCGTGAGGACGTCTGTCAGCAAGAAGTTCGGCAAAGGAAACTACGCTGCGTTCGCCACGGCGTTCCATCTCGACTCGAACTGGCAAGGCGCCGTCAGTCACGAGGGGCGCCGCGTGGCCGAGGTGACCGACGGCCTGTCGCACTCGCTGTTCGTCGGCGAGTTGCGAGCTCGTGCTCACGACGGGGATCCGCGCGGGGCGTGGGTCGTGCCGTGGCCGGGGTCGAGCCTGGTGGCAATCGACTTTCACCACCTCAGCGCCGACGAGGCGCAGCATATTGATTTCGCGCGGACGCCCAATGCGGCTACGCCCGACGTGTTGTTTCACTGTCCCGACCCGGCCGAGGCGCAACTGACGCGGATGCCGTGCCACGACCAGTGGCAGCAGTATATTGCCGACGCCCCGCGCAGCGTTCATCCCGGCGGGGTCAACGGGGCCTATCTCGACGGGCGCGTCGAATTCATCAGCGACGACATTTCGCCCGAGGCCTTGGCGCTTCGGATTGCCGTCGACGACGGTCAAGTCATCGCCGAATAG